The Bacillus sp. FJAT-27916 genomic interval GGGGGGATAAGCTCGACTTACTGGCTTTCTCCCGCACTTCCACCACCTCTCCTATACGCAGCCTGGGCAAGGGGTGGGATATGCGTGGCTCTTCCCTCCTTTCTCCCACCCTTCCACCATCTCTCCTATACGCAGCCTGGGCAAGGGGTGGGATATGCGTGGCTCTTCCCTCCTTTCTCCCACCCTTCCACCATCTCTCCTATACGCAGCCTGGCTGTGAGGTGGGATATGCGTGGCTCTTCCCATCCTTCTCCCGCACTTCCACCACCCCTCCTATACGCAGCATGGGCAAGGGGTGGGATATGCGTGGCTCTTCCCATCCTTCTCCCACTCTTCCACCACCCCTCCTATGCGCAGCATGGGCGTGAAGTGGGATGTGCGTGGCTCTTTCCTCCTTTCTCCCACTCTTCCACCACTCCTATGCTCAGCATGGGCGTGAGGTGGGATATGCGTGGCTCTTCCCATCCTTCTCCCACCCTTCCACCATCTCTCCTATGCGCAGCCTGGGCAAGGGGTGGGATATGCGTGGCTCTTCCCACCTTTCTCCCACTCTTCCACCCCCTCTCCTATACGCAGCCTGGGCAAAGGGTGGGACTTGCGTGGCTCTTCCCACCTTTCTCCCACTCTTCCACCATCTCTCCTATGCGCAGCCTGGGCAAGGGGTGGGATATGCATGGCTCTTCCCACCCTTCTCGCACCCTTCCACTACTCTCCCATGCATGCTTAGAATGAATAACCAAATAAAAAAGGAGAAGCCACTGCTTCTCCCTTTCTGGATCGATCTATTATAAACTCAAAATATGGAATCCTGAATCGACATGAATGTTTTCTCCTGTGATCCCTCTTGATAACGGGCTAAAGAGGAATAGGGCTGTGTCTCCGACTTCTTCTTGTGTGACTTGTCTTCTGAGCGGGGCTTTTTCTTCGAATACTTTACGAATGGTATTAAAGTCGCCGACTCCTTTGGCTGAGAGGGTCCGGATGGCTCCTGCAGAGATGGAATTTACACGGATGCCGGATGGTCCGAGATCATTGGCCAAGTATTTAACGCTTGCTTCGAGGCTTGCTTTTGCAACTCCCATAACATTGTAGTTCTGGACAACTCTTTCTCCACCTAAATAAGTGAGAGTGACGATGCTCGCTCCTTCATTCATCATGTTCCGGGCAGCCTTGGCAACGGCAGTCAGTGAATAGGAGCTGATGTTTTGAGCTAATAAGAAGCCTTCTCTGTTTGTATTTAAGTATTCGCCTTTTAATTCTTCTTTGTTGGCGAAAGCAATGCAGTGAGCGATTCCATCGATTTTTCCGTATTTTTCGCGGATATCGGCGAAGCATCTTTCGATTTCTGCGTCGCTTGTGACATCACATGGAAGGACATAGGTGTCTTTCCCTCCCTCTAAGCTGTCGACTAATTCATGTACTCCCTTTTCCATCCGTTCACCGGCGTATGTAAAAATCAGTCTGGCCCCAGCTTTATAAAGGGCAGTCGCAATTCCCCATGCGATGCTCCGTTTATTGGCTACTCCCATGATGACAATTGTCTTATTATCCACATTCACGTTCATAAAAGGAATCCTCCCCATAATTAATACATATTATTAGTACCTGATACTAATTTATACTAATAACCATCTTCATGTAAAGCCTATTTCCTAAATTATCCTAGGCGACTCATGAAAATGGTGGCCATTCCGAAATAAATGACGATACTGATTAAGTCATTGATCGTGGTGATAAAAGGTCCTGAAGCTACAGCCGGGTCGATTTTGAGCTTATTCATAACCAGCGGCACAAGGCTGCCCGCCAATGTAGCCACCATTAGGGAAACAAGAATGGAGTTACCGACAAGGATGGCTAGGAAAAGATCATCCTGCCAGGCAAAGACAAGGATTGTCACGAGAATTCCGCATGTAACGCCCGTGATAAGACCTGTACCTGCTTCCCTCAACAGGAGGAGCCATTTATTCTCTTCTGCAATTTCGCCAGTGGCAATCCCGCGCACGATGACGGCAAGGCTTTGTGTTCCTGTATTGCCTGCCATCCCTGCAATCAATGGAATAAAGACTGCTAAGATTGCTTTTTGAGATAGAGCACTCTCAAAATGACTAATTAGGTTTGCTGTAATCAATCCGAGGAACAATAAGATAATCAGCCAAGGTAATCGTTTTCGAGCAGAGGAAAGCGGATTAGTATCTAGCTTTTCCATTTCAGATACCCCTGCTAGCTTGGAATAGTCGTCTGA includes:
- the fabI gene encoding enoyl-ACP reductase FabI — encoded protein: MNVNVDNKTIVIMGVANKRSIAWGIATALYKAGARLIFTYAGERMEKGVHELVDSLEGGKDTYVLPCDVTSDAEIERCFADIREKYGKIDGIAHCIAFANKEELKGEYLNTNREGFLLAQNISSYSLTAVAKAARNMMNEGASIVTLTYLGGERVVQNYNVMGVAKASLEASVKYLANDLGPSGIRVNSISAGAIRTLSAKGVGDFNTIRKVFEEKAPLRRQVTQEEVGDTALFLFSPLSRGITGENIHVDSGFHILSL